In a single window of the Chondrocystis sp. NIES-4102 genome:
- a CDS encoding transcriptional regulator — MRIEQLQAFIAITETGNFGQAAKKCGVTQSTISRQIQSLEQDLGLPLFHRSSQAKLTVGGEKLLSRAQKICQEWQKATVELADLMAGKQPELCIAAIHSVCAHYLPPVLQQFCLDYPQVQLRVTALGSDRALKVLRDGLIDLAIVMNNRFLTSSSEIELTVLYEEQIDVLMAANHPLSSLDKIPPLEIVKYPQIVFKDGYGMQRLVQEWFQEQNVEIKTAMELNTLDAFRGVIRQGEMIALLPHKALIDCYDDPTLAVRPIAQTDVCPKRSEEKELDSVLTRQVVMVTTRDRLLIPPIAHFYQLVQNLNQSSSKLMNHTNQLVNTSAKV, encoded by the coding sequence ATGCGAATCGAGCAACTGCAAGCTTTTATAGCTATTACGGAAACGGGGAATTTTGGACAAGCAGCCAAAAAATGTGGGGTAACTCAATCAACTATTAGCCGTCAAATACAGTCTTTAGAACAAGACTTAGGGTTACCCTTGTTTCATCGTAGTAGTCAAGCAAAATTAACAGTCGGTGGAGAAAAACTGTTATCAAGAGCGCAAAAAATTTGTCAAGAATGGCAAAAAGCCACCGTAGAATTAGCAGATTTAATGGCTGGTAAACAACCAGAACTTTGCATAGCAGCTATTCATTCAGTTTGCGCCCACTATCTACCTCCAGTGTTACAACAGTTTTGCTTAGATTATCCTCAAGTGCAATTAAGAGTGACAGCTTTAGGTAGCGATCGCGCCTTAAAGGTTTTGCGAGATGGTTTAATAGATCTGGCGATCGTCATGAATAATCGTTTTCTTACTTCTTCTTCGGAAATAGAATTGACTGTATTATATGAGGAACAAATAGATGTTTTAATGGCAGCTAACCATCCTCTAAGCAGTTTAGATAAGATTCCACCCCTAGAGATTGTTAAATACCCTCAAATCGTCTTTAAAGATGGGTACGGTATGCAAAGATTAGTTCAAGAATGGTTTCAAGAGCAAAACGTGGAGATAAAAACAGCAATGGAACTTAATACCTTAGATGCTTTTCGGGGAGTAATTCGACAGGGAGAAATGATTGCATTGTTACCACACAAAGCTTTAATAGACTGTTATGACGATCCAACTTTAGCAGTACGTCCGATCGCCCAGACAGATGTCTGCCCCAAGCGCAGCGAAGAAAAAGAATTAGATAGTGTGCTAACTCGCCAAGTGGTAATGGTGACAACGCGCGATCGCTTATTAATTCCTCCCATAGCTCATTTTTATCAATTGGTGCAAAATTTAAATCAATCCTCTTCAAAATTAATGAATCATACTAATCAGTTAGTTAATACTAGTGCTAAAGTGTAA
- the ggpS gene encoding glucosylglycerol-phosphate synthase — translation MKSSLVILYHREPHDEIIEDGKIHYVPKKSPNGIVPTLKSFFADVNQGTWIAWKQVNPENLDSFEKRVNIEGEANYNVRRIPLNDQQVNDFYHITSKEAFWPILHSFPYHFTSETAEWENFKQINRLFAEAACEEAADDALIWIHDYNLWLVPQYIRELKPQARIAFFHHTPFPSVDVFNILPWREAIVESLLCCDIVGFHIPRYSENFVNVVRSLKSVEILKQEPVKGHLTAVGTALAEPEMTTQLNYQGQIVNIDAFPVGTNPQHIESILEKTETKNRLYQLKEELGDKKLIIAAGRVDYVKGNEEKLAAYGRLLERRPDLHKKISFVMTCVQAAPGMRVYKTAQSTIEQLVGQINGRYGQLDWMPIRLFTQPIPLTHLIAYYKAADICWTTPLRDGLNLVAKEYIVAHGGKDGVLVLSEFVGAAVELPDAILTNPYSLNGMDRAIEEALAMSPEEQKERMSKMYHIVTTYDVKYWADRLLDQFKNLKHETVDSIA, via the coding sequence ATGAAATCATCTTTAGTTATCCTTTATCATCGCGAACCCCACGACGAAATAATCGAAGATGGCAAAATTCACTATGTACCTAAAAAAAGCCCTAATGGCATTGTGCCAACTCTTAAAAGCTTCTTTGCCGATGTCAATCAAGGGACATGGATTGCTTGGAAACAAGTAAACCCTGAAAATCTAGATAGCTTTGAAAAACGAGTTAATATTGAGGGAGAAGCTAATTATAATGTTCGACGTATTCCCCTAAATGATCAACAAGTAAACGACTTCTATCACATCACCTCTAAAGAAGCTTTTTGGCCGATTTTACACTCTTTTCCCTATCACTTCACTTCCGAGACGGCAGAATGGGAAAATTTTAAACAGATTAATCGTTTATTTGCCGAGGCTGCCTGTGAAGAAGCTGCGGATGATGCTTTAATTTGGATTCATGACTACAACTTGTGGTTAGTACCGCAATATATTCGAGAATTAAAACCTCAAGCACGGATTGCTTTTTTCCATCATACGCCTTTTCCTTCAGTGGATGTGTTTAATATTTTGCCTTGGCGTGAGGCGATCGTAGAAAGTTTATTATGTTGCGATATAGTAGGTTTCCATATTCCTCGTTATTCGGAAAATTTTGTTAATGTTGTCCGTAGTTTAAAATCAGTTGAAATTTTAAAACAAGAACCAGTTAAGGGACATTTAACTGCGGTTGGGACTGCTTTAGCCGAACCTGAAATGACCACCCAGTTAAACTATCAAGGGCAAATTGTTAATATTGATGCCTTTCCTGTCGGTACAAATCCTCAACATATAGAATCGATTTTAGAAAAGACAGAAACTAAAAATCGACTTTATCAGCTTAAAGAAGAATTGGGTGATAAAAAACTGATTATCGCAGCAGGGAGAGTAGATTATGTTAAAGGTAACGAAGAAAAATTAGCTGCTTATGGTCGTTTATTAGAGCGTCGTCCTGACTTACACAAGAAAATAAGTTTTGTCATGACTTGTGTGCAAGCTGCCCCTGGAATGCGCGTTTATAAGACCGCCCAAAGCACAATAGAACAATTAGTCGGGCAGATTAACGGTCGTTACGGTCAATTAGATTGGATGCCTATACGCTTATTTACGCAACCTATCCCCCTAACCCATTTAATTGCTTACTATAAAGCAGCAGATATCTGTTGGACAACTCCTTTACGTGATGGTTTAAACCTAGTCGCCAAAGAATACATTGTGGCGCATGGAGGGAAAGACGGTGTTTTAGTCTTATCAGAATTTGTGGGTGCTGCGGTGGAGTTACCTGATGCTATTTTAACTAATCCTTATTCCCTAAATGGCATGGATCGGGCGATCGAAGAGGCTTTGGCTATGTCACCAGAAGAGCAAAAAGAACGGATGTCGAAAATGTATCACATTGTCACTACTTATGATGTTAAATATTGGGCAGATCGCTTGTTAGATCAGTTTAAAAATCTTAAGCATGAAACTGTTGATTCTATTGCCTAA
- a CDS encoding ribonuclease III: MNDTWESSPVSNKIGINFKHDQTLRLALIHPSYAKQLNDPEINNQRLEFLGTSVLNLIVVDYLVRNFSYLSLAKIKALKDKITAPDRQTQLWYDLQLGDAYPFLALKEERYRLKVKEQNPFEEAFRALVGAIYIDRGFSQARNWVHKHLISPLLQKHLKPEVEFSPTDKQLQYLGEILLEVIINDYLYHQIKQTQPQKLKVLARKLTAKDTQTQYLSKLFPDHQKSESLAQLLSQLYLQLEQENSKSSLRQISNSFKDHCLDEDEIMALAIALLLKDGLAQKWIIHHMMGYPSNKYNEGREKFYKLTGQTPLL, translated from the coding sequence ATGAATGACACCTGGGAATCATCACCAGTTTCAAATAAAATTGGCATTAATTTTAAACATGATCAAACTCTGCGTTTAGCACTTATTCATCCTTCCTATGCTAAACAACTTAATGATCCTGAAATTAATAACCAACGTTTAGAATTTCTTGGTACAAGTGTATTAAATTTAATTGTAGTTGATTATCTGGTGCGAAACTTTTCCTATTTGTCGCTAGCCAAGATCAAAGCTTTAAAGGATAAAATTACTGCACCTGATAGACAGACTCAACTTTGGTACGATCTGCAATTAGGAGATGCTTATCCATTTCTCGCTTTAAAAGAAGAGCGTTATCGACTTAAGGTAAAAGAGCAAAATCCTTTTGAAGAAGCCTTTAGAGCCTTAGTCGGTGCAATTTATATAGATAGAGGTTTTTCTCAAGCTCGTAATTGGGTACATAAACATTTAATTTCCCCCCTCCTACAAAAGCACCTCAAGCCTGAAGTAGAATTTAGTCCCACCGATAAACAATTGCAATATTTAGGCGAAATTTTACTCGAAGTAATTATTAATGATTATTTATATCATCAAATTAAACAAACCCAGCCCCAGAAACTAAAAGTTTTGGCAAGGAAATTAACCGCCAAGGATACTCAAACTCAGTATCTATCAAAGTTATTTCCCGATCATCAAAAATCAGAATCTTTAGCTCAATTATTGTCACAATTATATCTTCAGCTAGAGCAGGAAAATTCTAAGAGTAGCTTGCGTCAAATAAGTAACTCATTTAAGGATCATTGCTTAGATGAGGATGAAATTATGGCATTGGCGATCGCTTTATTATTAAAAGATGGGTTAGCCCAAAAGTGGATTATTCATCACATGATGGGTTATCCGAGTAACAAATACAATGAAGGTAGAGAAAAATTCTATAAATTGACAGGACAAACCCCGTTACTATAA
- a CDS encoding two-component sensor histidine kinase, giving the protein MDTANQQRILGYFIEEAKEHLQTLEQGILQLSVSVKDTETVNEMFRAAHSVKGGAAMLGYTSIQKTAHRLEDSFKILKDNPVNVDQKLETLFLNGYDHLQDLIDRLENSANFKDSDAVEILAQAESNFTLLDQYLQQLLSGGSAADTNINQQVTNILKQMLQLFKQPDSPESRQKLRIACKKLGEIAPNEANWQTIIATTIQAINNQKYPYATIAQVVIKEIKQAGEYLHAGNVAQLIPSKNLQQLAATSGNTAGATPAVAQGGTITIPTDPQGAALALIQSFNKQQIKQIFQIISSRI; this is encoded by the coding sequence TTGGACACCGCTAATCAGCAAAGAATTCTAGGATATTTTATAGAAGAAGCAAAAGAACATCTTCAAACTTTAGAACAAGGAATATTACAATTATCTGTGTCTGTTAAAGATACAGAAACGGTAAATGAAATGTTTCGCGCTGCGCATTCGGTAAAAGGGGGAGCAGCTATGTTAGGTTACACTAGTATTCAAAAAACAGCCCATCGTTTAGAAGATTCTTTTAAAATTCTCAAAGATAATCCTGTTAATGTTGATCAAAAATTAGAAACTCTTTTTTTAAACGGGTATGATCATCTACAAGATTTGATTGATCGCCTGGAAAACTCGGCTAATTTTAAAGACAGTGATGCTGTGGAAATTTTGGCACAGGCAGAATCTAACTTTACTCTATTAGATCAGTATCTTCAACAGCTATTATCAGGTGGATCTGCAGCAGATACTAATATTAATCAGCAGGTTACAAACATCTTGAAACAGATGCTACAACTGTTTAAACAGCCAGATAGCCCTGAAAGTAGACAAAAATTGCGCATTGCTTGCAAAAAACTCGGTGAAATAGCTCCTAATGAAGCTAATTGGCAAACTATTATAGCTACTACTATTCAAGCTATTAATAATCAAAAATATCCTTACGCCACGATCGCTCAAGTGGTAATTAAAGAAATTAAACAAGCTGGGGAATATTTGCACGCAGGGAATGTAGCCCAATTAATTCCCAGTAAAAATCTACAACAATTAGCAGCAACCTCTGGAAATACTGCGGGGGCGACTCCAGCCGTGGCGCAAGGTGGCACAATTACAATTCCGACAGATCCTCAAGGTGCAGCATTAGCTTTGATTCAATCATTTAATAAACAACAAATCAAGCAGATATTTCAAATTATTTCTAGCCGTATTTAA
- a CDS encoding acyltransferase domain protein, which translates to MSHTDKSNAKFLPPRLNPLLTRLIQSIFGIVLDWVYKIKLVIDEEDISKLRAIAPYTVVYLPNHSNLDDGLVMFLLSARIGQLFYYVVAYEAFKGIIGKLMLRVGAYSIRRGIGDRQSIKQTLQILQQPQAKLVIFPEGGCSYQNDTVMPFRSGSIELAFKAMDKLAFGAATIPDFYLVPITLKYTYLAPTDIHLVNSLKRLETALSLPSQDDLYLRLRAIAAQVLTNLETEYNLTPLDLNDWNQRIQDLKKHLLNYCEEKLNITPSPQIPIRERVYKVQYLLNSLSLCSLSKDADHQHLYLTTVRLLNFDAIYDGYVAAKPTPERFFATLDRLEREVFKIDRPKFKGRKQVQVKVSSPINLKQYWQTDYQSFNSKDKTSRQLIINQLTQNIHQAVQEYLN; encoded by the coding sequence ATGTCCCATACTGATAAATCTAATGCTAAGTTTTTGCCACCTAGGTTAAATCCCTTACTAACTCGTCTAATTCAAAGTATTTTCGGTATAGTTTTAGATTGGGTTTATAAAATCAAATTAGTTATTGATGAAGAGGATATAAGTAAGTTAAGAGCGATCGCGCCATACACTGTTGTTTATCTCCCAAATCATTCTAATTTAGATGATGGACTAGTAATGTTTCTCTTATCAGCCCGTATAGGACAATTATTTTATTATGTTGTTGCTTATGAGGCTTTTAAGGGAATTATCGGTAAGCTGATGTTACGTGTCGGAGCATACTCTATTAGACGCGGAATAGGCGATCGCCAAAGTATTAAGCAAACTTTACAAATTCTCCAGCAGCCTCAAGCTAAGTTAGTAATATTTCCTGAAGGTGGGTGTTCTTATCAAAATGATACTGTAATGCCCTTTCGTTCAGGATCAATTGAATTGGCTTTTAAAGCGATGGATAAGTTGGCTTTTGGCGCAGCAACTATACCTGATTTTTATTTAGTTCCTATAACTCTTAAATATACTTATTTAGCCCCTACAGATATTCATTTAGTAAACTCTCTCAAGCGTTTAGAAACTGCTTTATCTCTCCCATCCCAAGATGATCTTTATCTTAGATTACGTGCGATCGCTGCTCAAGTATTAACTAATTTGGAGACAGAATATAATTTAACTCCCCTAGATTTAAATGATTGGAATCAAAGAATACAAGATCTTAAAAAGCATTTATTAAACTATTGTGAGGAAAAGTTAAATATTACCCCCTCGCCTCAAATTCCTATTCGCGAACGGGTTTACAAGGTACAGTATCTATTAAACTCTTTGTCTCTATGCTCCCTATCTAAAGATGCTGATCACCAACATCTTTATTTAACCACTGTTCGTTTACTTAATTTTGATGCTATTTACGATGGGTATGTCGCAGCCAAGCCGACACCTGAGAGGTTTTTTGCTACTTTGGATCGTTTGGAAAGGGAAGTTTTTAAAATAGATCGACCGAAGTTTAAAGGGCGAAAACAAGTTCAAGTAAAAGTTAGTTCTCCTATTAATCTTAAGCAATATTGGCAAACAGATTATCAAAGCTTTAACTCGAAAGATAAAACCTCACGTCAGCTAATAATCAATCAGTTAACCCAAAATATACACCAAGCAGTACAAGAATATCTTAATTAG
- a CDS encoding FAD-dependent pyridine nucleotide-disulfide oxidoreductase, translating into MSEKSRICIVGGGFGGLYTALRLSKFPWKNEERPEITLIDKSDRFLFSPLLYELITEEMQSWEIAPPFAELLANTGVYFQQGCVSGIDLEAGQVSLDNHQTIKYDHLVLSTGGKTPIEIVAGAKEYAIPFRTLEDAYRLQEKLRVLEAANPDKIRVAIIGGGYSGVELACKLAARLGEKGRIRIIEKGTQILQSSSEFNRETAIKALEKNYIWQDLETEVTQIEADTISLLYKGQVDVIPVDVVIWTVGSQALGLITDLPLEKNQRGLLKVEPTLKVQGRDNIYALGDIAECYDTNGQVLPATAQVAFQQSDYCAWNLWASITHRPLLSFRYQPLGEMMTLGMDNATINGLGLQLDGSLAYIARRLLYLYRLPTLKHQLTVGINWVTQPLVELLSSKSS; encoded by the coding sequence ATGAGCGAAAAATCGCGTATTTGTATTGTAGGTGGAGGATTTGGCGGTTTATATACTGCCCTGCGCTTAAGTAAATTTCCTTGGAAAAATGAGGAAAGACCAGAAATTACTCTGATAGATAAGAGCGATCGCTTTTTGTTCTCCCCTCTATTGTATGAATTGATTACAGAGGAAATGCAAAGTTGGGAAATTGCCCCCCCATTTGCTGAATTATTGGCGAATACAGGAGTTTATTTTCAGCAAGGTTGCGTCAGTGGGATCGATTTAGAAGCTGGGCAAGTCTCTTTAGATAATCATCAGACTATTAAATATGACCATTTGGTATTATCTACAGGCGGTAAAACTCCCATTGAAATAGTAGCAGGGGCAAAAGAGTATGCTATTCCTTTTCGCACCCTGGAAGATGCTTATCGCTTACAAGAAAAATTACGAGTTTTAGAAGCAGCTAACCCAGATAAAATTCGCGTTGCTATTATTGGCGGTGGCTACAGTGGTGTAGAGTTAGCCTGTAAATTGGCAGCACGTTTGGGAGAAAAAGGTAGAATTAGAATTATTGAGAAGGGAACTCAGATTCTTCAAAGTAGTTCCGAATTTAATCGTGAAACTGCCATCAAAGCTTTAGAAAAAAATTATATTTGGCAGGATTTAGAGACAGAAGTTACTCAAATTGAAGCAGATACTATATCTCTACTATATAAGGGACAAGTTGATGTAATTCCTGTTGATGTGGTGATTTGGACAGTTGGGAGTCAAGCTTTAGGATTAATTACCGACCTACCTTTGGAGAAAAACCAGCGAGGGTTATTAAAAGTTGAACCGACTTTGAAAGTGCAAGGTAGAGATAATATTTATGCTTTAGGAGATATTGCTGAATGTTACGATACCAATGGTCAAGTGTTACCCGCCACCGCTCAAGTAGCTTTCCAACAATCTGACTATTGTGCTTGGAATTTATGGGCATCTATTACCCATCGTCCCTTACTCTCCTTCCGCTATCAACCTTTAGGGGAAATGATGACTTTGGGGATGGATAATGCCACTATTAATGGTTTAGGTCTACAACTAGATGGATCATTAGCCTATATTGCTCGTCGTTTACTATATCTCTATCGTTTACCAACTTTAAAACATCAGTTAACAGTAGGTATTAACTGGGTTACACAACCTTTAGTTGAATTATTATCTTCTAAATCATCTTAA
- a CDS encoding 1-acyl-sn-glycerol-3-phosphate acyltransferase produces the protein MGKNREPFASWASYHLLKWSVVSPALHIYFRVKIIGAENVPPTGGLIAVSNHASYFDPPILSNCVGRPVAFMAKQELFKIPVFTQAIKLYGAYPVKRSTGDRAALKAAMTAIESGWIAAVFLQGTRKSDGKISDPKLGAAWIAAQTQVPLLPISLWGTEKIISKGSSFPKPVPITVRIGQIISPPNSTNKPDLEAVTNDCANAINSLHSLGR, from the coding sequence GTGGGGAAAAATCGCGAACCGTTTGCTAGTTGGGCATCATATCATCTGTTGAAATGGTCAGTGGTAAGCCCTGCTCTACATATTTATTTTCGAGTTAAAATTATCGGCGCGGAAAATGTACCCCCCACAGGAGGTTTAATAGCTGTTAGTAACCATGCTAGCTATTTTGATCCCCCTATTCTTTCTAATTGTGTTGGTCGTCCTGTGGCTTTTATGGCAAAACAGGAATTATTTAAGATCCCTGTGTTTACCCAAGCAATTAAACTGTATGGTGCATATCCCGTTAAACGTAGTACAGGCGATCGCGCTGCTTTAAAAGCTGCTATGACGGCGATTGAGTCTGGATGGATAGCAGCAGTTTTTTTACAAGGAACTCGCAAGAGCGACGGTAAAATCAGTGATCCGAAGTTGGGGGCTGCTTGGATCGCTGCTCAAACACAAGTTCCACTATTACCCATCAGCCTTTGGGGTACTGAAAAAATTATAAGCAAGGGTTCATCTTTTCCTAAACCTGTACCAATTACAGTACGCATTGGGCAGATTATCTCGCCTCCTAATTCAACTAATAAGCCAGATTTAGAAGCTGTGACTAATGATTGTGCCAACGCTATTAATTCTTTGCATAGTTTGGGTAGGTAG